Genomic DNA from Mesorhizobium sp. 131-2-1:
AGGATGATGGTGTGCAGGCCCATTGTGACATTGAGCATCGAGAAGAACGACAGCAGCGCGATGGCGAGCACGATGTCTGGAATGATCATCGGCGCGAAGATCAGCGCTTCCAGCCCCTTGCCGTACTGTCGGCGCATCTCGATGCCGATCGCCAGCAACGTACCGAGCAGCGTGGCGATGGCGGTCGAGACCAGCGCCACGATCAGCGTGTTGAGGGCGGCCTGCAGGATCGCCGCATTGCCGGCGAGCGAGGCGTACCATTTCAGCGAAAAGCCCGACCATGCCGTCGGCAGTCCGCCGGCGTTGAAGGACAGAGCCACCAGCACGGCGATCGGGATGTAGAGGAAGGCGAAGACCAGGACGAGCACGAGCCAGAGCCCGCGCCGGGTACCGGGGGAGCGCTCAGCCATCGGCGCCTCCGCTGGCTTCCCTGGCACGACCAGCGGCGCGGTCGGCAAGCAGCGCCTGCGCCATCAGGACCACGAGCATGATGGCGATCAGCGCCATGGCGAGCGCGGCTCCGAACGGCCAGTCATTGGCGGTCAGGAACTGGTCGTAGACGAGGTTGCCGATCATCTGGAAGCGGCCGCCGCCGAGCAGAGCGGGGGTGACGAAATTGCCGATCGACAGCACGAAGACGAAGACCGCGCCGGCGGCGATGCCAGGCACCGTCAAGGGCAGGATGATGCGGCGAAAAGTGGTGAGAGCCGACGCGCCGAGATCGCGCGAGGCTTCGGCCAGTTCGGGGTTGAGGCGCGATAGCGGCGCGTAGCAGGCGAGGATGACGAAGGGCAGGTAGTTGTAGACCAGGCCGGCGATGACGGCGCCCTCAGTGTAGAGCATCGACGGCGGCTCGCCCGCATAGCCCATCCAGCGCAGTAACTGGGTGACGAGGCCCTCGCGGTTGAGCAGCACGATCCAGGCATAGGTGCGGATCAGGTAGTTCGACCAGAACGGCAGCACGGCGAAGAACAGGAACACCGGCTGCAGCCGGCGAGGCGCCGCGGCAATCGCATAAGCGGCGGCGTAGCCGATGATGACGGCGATCAGGGTCGCGGTGCCGGCGATGCGCGCCGAATTGAGGAAGATGCCGGCATAGAGCGGGTCGAGGACCTGGCCGAAATTCTCCAGCGTGAAGGTGTATTCGATGCCGCCATAGATGCCGCGCCGGAAAAAGGCGAGCGCCAGCACCAGCGCGCATGGCACGACCATCAGGGCCGTCAGCCAGGCCAAAGCCGGCGCCATCAGCAGGTTGGAACGAAGTCTGGTCTGGGACAATTTTCGATACCGCTCAGCGGCCGATGGCGGCACGCCGCCACCGGCTGTTGTCTCTGGCCTGTCAGCGCCTACTGCGCGGCCTTGATCTCGCTGACGATCTTGGAATAGTCGCGCTGGGCGTCGCCGACGTCGCGCAGCTGCTCGAACTTGACGAGGTCGGCCACCGGCATCGCCATGTTCGGGAACTTGGCCAGGAAGTCGGCCGGCAGGCTCTCCATCGCCGGCTTGTTCGGCACCTTGTAGTCGATGTTCTGGGCCGCCCAGGCGTGGTTCTTGGCGTCGAGCATGAAGTTGATGAACTTGAAGGCGGCATCCTTGTGCTCGGAAGCCTTCATCACCACCATCGTGTCGACCCAGAGATCCGAGCCTTCCTTCGGAATGACGTATTTGATCTCGGGCTTTTCGGCGATGCCGTAGTTGCACCAGCCGTCCCAGGCCTGCACCAGCAACGCCTCGCCGGAAACCAGCTTCGAATAGAAGGTGGTGTCGTCATAGGCGAGCAGGGTCTTCTTGGCCGAGATCAGCAGATCCTTGACCTCGGCCATCTTGGCCGGGTCGGTCTCGTTGACGGAGAAGCCCTTGTCGAGCTGGCCGGCGGCGAGCAGCCAGCGGTCGGTAGCCAGCATGGTGGTCTTGCCCTTGAGGTCGTCGGCAGGCGCAAGCAGGTCGCTCCAGCTGGTCGGCGCCGTCTTGACCAGGTCCGAGCGGTAGCAGAGGCCGGTCGTGCCCCAGGTGTAGGGGACGGAGAAGGCATTGCCGACATCGTGCGGCAGCTTTGTCGCCTCCGGGTAGAGATTGGCGAGGTTGGGGACCTTGGCGTGGTCGATCGGCTCGGTCAGGCCAAGCTTGTTCAGCACCTCGGCAAAGGGCGAGGAGACGAAGACCACGTCATAGCCCTTGCCGCCGGAGGCGACGAGCTTGCCCATGATCTCCTCATTGGTGGCGTGGACCACGACCTCGCCGGAAACACCCGTCGCGGTCTTGAAGGCGGCCATGGCGTCCGGCGCCATGTAGCCGTCCCAGTTGGAGATGACGAGGTCGGCGGCGGCGGCCGGCGCCGAAAGCACCAGTGCGAGGCCAAGCGCGATTGAAGACGTTCTGAGCGAACGGTGCCGCAGGGCGGTGTTCATGACAGACTCCCATTCCGGTTGATCGTCGAATTCGTTGCCGGATCGGCATTCGCGGTTCCCGCCGCGGGCTCGATCCTGTTCCCCGGTCTTTTGTCGCCGATTGCAATGACAGTACTATTGCAGAAAAAAGTACGTCAATCCATAATTTGACAGGCGGCTCCGGAATCTGGCCGATTGCGTCGGTAGGGACGGTCGGCCAAACCGGGGCATCACGCCCGTTCACGAGAACAAGTCATGCAAGCGGCAGCCAGGCGACCTCGCACCAACCATCTCGATCTCGCGCAGCGGATCCTGGACGTCGCCAGGCAGCGCGGCTTCGAGCCCGGTGCCCATCTTCCCGAACAGCAGATCGCCTCGCTCTGCAGCGTTTCGCGGACTCCGGTGCGGGCGGCATTGCGCCTGCTCACGGAACAGGGCGTGGTGCGCTGGGAAGCCGCCACCGGCTATCGCCTCGCCGTCGACCTCACGACGCAGGCGACCGTCGCCACCGAATTGCCGAATACGGAGGAAGACGAGCTGGCCGAGGCGATCCTGCGCGATCGCTCGGCGCGGCGGTTGGACCAGACGGTGACCGTAAGCGGGCTGATGCGCCGGTACGATGCGGGTCGCAAGACGGTACTAAAAGCGCTTCAGAGACTGACGGAAGAAAATCTCGTCGACCGCGCGCCGGGCCAGTCCTGGCTGTTTCGCCGCACCCCCGACGATCCCGAGGCGCAAGGCGAGAGTTACGAGTTCCGTCTTTTGCTGGAGCCCGCCGCCATCCTGACGCCGGGGTTCCAACTCGACGGCGCGCGGGCGGCGGCACTTCGCCAGAGCATGGAGGCGCTGACGGGGCAGGCCGACGCGGCTTTCGACATCAAGGAGTTCCAGCGGCTGGACATCGAGTTCCACGGCATGATCGCCGACGGCTCGGCCAACCGCTTCGTCACCGACGCGCTGTCGGATCATCTGAGGCTGCGCCGGCTGCCCGGGGTCTATGCCGGCGTCAACGTGTTCCGACTGAAGCAGTCGCTGCGCGAGCACCTCACCATACTCGACCATCTGGAAAACCGGCAGTATGAGGTTGCCGCCGACCTGCTGCGCGTGCATCTGAGGCTGTCGCGCAGCCAGCGGCCGCGGGCGGCCAGCCGCGGCGCTCCGGCGCTGTTCGGCATGATCAGCCGGCCGGATTGACCGAGGACATCGTGACGCGCAAAGCCAGCCCGACCATAGCGCTGTTCCCCGAAGCGAGCTTCGGCGCGGCGCTCAATTGCGTCGGCATCGCGCAGGCACTGCGCGCGCGCGGTGCCCGGCCGGTCTTCATCTGCCATGCCGGCTTTTCCGGCGTCTTCGCCGACTACGGCTTCCAGGAATACCAGTTGCCGACCGACGACCCGCTCAGCGACAGCGAGCGGCAGAGCTACTGGCAGGCCTTCGTGCGCCGCCATCTGCCGCATTTCCGGCTGAGCCCCGTCGACCAGCTCGAAACCTACGTCGCCCCGACATGGCAGGCGATCGTCGACACGGCGGTCCAGGCCGAGGCGCCGCTCAGGCAATTGCTGGCGCGGCTGAAGCCCGACGCGGTCGTGCTAGACAACGTCATCATGTTTCCGGCGCTCGCCGCAGCCGGCTGCCCGTGGGTGCGCGTCATCTCCTGCGCCGAGACGGAGCTGCCCGATGCCGAGGTGCCGCCCTATCTGTCCGGCCTTGCCGCCGACGACCCCGAGCGTGCCGCCTTCGAGGCGCGCTATCTCGCAGCGGTCGCTCCGGCGCATGAGCGGTTCAACCGGATGCGCGCGGATGCGGGCCTCGCGCCGCTGCCGAAGGGGCTGTTCCTGGAGGCGTCGCCCGACCTCAACCTGCTGTTGACGCCGGCCATCGTGCGTCGCGAGCGTGCCGAGCCGCTCGACGCCGCGCGCTTCACCTATCTCGAGGGCTGTGTCCGCTCCGAAGGGCCATTCGAGGTTCCGGTCTTTCCGCGCAACAAAGGGCCGCTGGTCTATGTCAGCTTCGGCAGCCTGGGCGCCATGGATGTCGGGCTGATCCAGCGCATGCTGGCGGTGTTCGACAGGCTGCCCGCCCGGTTCATCGTCAATGTCGGCGGCCTGCGCGATGCCTACCGCGCGGTGCCCGACAATGTCTATCTCGATGCCTGGTTCCCGCAGCCCTCAGTGGTGGCGAAATCGGACCTCTTCATCCATCACGGTGGCAACAACAGCTTTTGCGAGGCGCTGCGCTTCGGGGTGCCGTCGCTGATCATGCCCTATTGCTGGGACGGGCACGACAATGCGCGACGCGCCGAGGAGACCGGTGTCGGCAGCCATATCGGCCGCGACGGCTGGACCGAGGGAGTATTGGAGAGAGCGATTCTCGGCCTGCTGGCCGACGATGCGATGCGCGCCCGCCTGAAGGACAATGCAGCGCAAATGGCGCTGAAGCCTGGAACGGATGTGGCCGCCGAAGCGATCCTCTCTTTGATACGGACATGAAAGAATGCCTGAAAACCATATGATGACCCTGCCGCCGATGAGCGGCGCCAATGATCCGAAAAGCTGGCTGGCCGCGCACGCGATCAGCGAAGTCGAATGCCTCGTGCCCGACATGAACGGCGTGCTGCGCGGCAAGGCCCTGCCGGCGGCGAAATTCCTCAAGGCGCTGGAGGATCGCGCGCTCTATCTGCCGAGCAGCGCCTTCCTGGTCAGCATAGACGGCCGCTATTCCGGCTCGATCGACGAAGGGTTCGCCTATCAGGATCCGGACATGCGCATGATGCCTGATGTCGGCACACTTTGCCTGGCGCCCGGCGGCGGCCCGGGCAAGGCCTATGTGTTTGCCGATGCCTTCCACATGGACGATCGTCCCTGGATGGCCTCGCCGCGTCATGTCTTGCGGGCGGTGCTCGATCTCTATCGCCAGCGCGGCTGGCGGGCGGTGGTGGCGCCGGAGCTCGAATTCTATCTCACCGCGCCAAACCCCGACCCCGATCGTCCGCTGACCGCGCCGGCCGGGCGCAACGGCCGCGCCGAAAGCGTGCAGCATCCCTATGACATGGCGGCGCTGGAGGAGTTCGAGCCGGTCATCCAGCGCATCTACGCGCATGCGGCGGCCGCCGGGTTGCCCCTCGATACGCTGATCCATGAATCGGGTACGGCGCAGCTCGAGATCAACTTCCTGCATGGCGACGCGCTGACGCTGGCCGACAAGGTGCTGCTGTTCAAGCGCCTGACCAGGCAGGCGGCGCAGCAAAGCGGCATGCACGCCACTTTCATGGCGAAGCCCATCGCGGCGCAGGCCGGCAGCTCGATGCATCTCCACATGTCGGTTGTCGACGAGGCCGGCAACACGCTTTTCGCCGGAAGCGACGATGCCGACACTGCAATGTTTGGGCATTTTATCGGCGGTCTGCAGAAATACGTCCCTGAAATCATGCCGCTGTTTGCGCCGAACGTGAATTCGTATCGTCGCATCCGCCCCAACCACAGCGCGCCGGCCAATATCGAATGGTCGCACGACAACCGCTCATGCGGCCTGCGCGTGCCGGCCGGTGGCCGCGCCGCGCGGCGGGTGGAGAACCGGCTGCCGGGAGCCGATGCCAATCCCTATCTGGCGATCGCCGGCTCGCTTCTCGCAGGCTATCTCGGCGTGGAGGAGAAGATCGCGCGCTCGGCGGAAGCATCGGGCAATGCCTACAAGATCAAGAGCACACTGCCGAAGACCATGGAGGAGGCGCTCGACCGGTTCACCACCTGCGCGCCGGTGCGGGCGCTGCTCGGCGAGGATTTCTTCCAGACCTATCTGCGCGTCAAGAGCGTCGAGCTCGACCTGTTCCAGAGCGTCGTGACGTCCTGGGAACGCGACCACCTTTTGCTCAAGGTGTGACGATGGTTTCCAGTTCGACGGGTTTCAATTCCGGTCTCGATATCGGCAAATCCTATTATGTCGCCACCGCCAATCCGGCGCCGGATCATCCGGCGCTCATCGGCGATGTCGAGGCCGACCTGGTGGTGGTCGGCGGCGGCTGCACCGGCCTGTCGGCGGCGCTCCACGCTGCCGAGCGCGGGCTGAGGGTGGTGCTGCTCGAAGGCGGCAGGATCGGCTGGGGCGCATCGGGCCGCAATGGCGGCCAGATGATCCCCGGCCTGCGCAAGGGCGCCAAGGGTCTGGTCAAGGCCTACGGGCCGGAACGGGCGAAGGCGCTGTTCGACCTCGCCTTCGAGGCGCGCGGCCTGGTGCTCGACATCATCGGGCGTCACGCCATCGACTGCGACCTCAGGCTCACCGGCCATCTGGTCGGCGCGGTGAACAGCTCCGACCTCAAGGACCTGGAAGACGAGGCCGAGTGCCTGGCCAGGGTGATGAATTTTCGTGACGTCGAGATCCTGTCGGCCGCGGAAGCACGCGGCAAGGTCGACACACCCTATCACGGCGCCATGTACGAGCCGCTCGGCGGCCACATGCATCCGCTGAACTACACGCTCGGCCTTGCCCGTGCGGCGGTCGCGGCAGGCGTCGTCATCCACGAGAACTCGGTCGCTTTGCGGCTGGAGCGGGAGCCTTCAATCAGGGTCTCGACGGCAAAGGGATCGGTGCGGGCGAAACATGTCGTGCTGGCCGGCGACGCGCTGCTGCAGGGACTGGAGCCACGCGTCAACAGCCGCATCATGCCGGTCGGCAACTACATCGTCGCCACCGAGCCGCTGGAGGGCAAGCGCAGTGTCATCCCGGCCAATGTCGCGGTGTCCGACACGCGCTTCGTCGTCAACTACTACCGGATGTCGGCGGACGGGCGGCTGCTTTTCGGCGGCGGCGAGCGCTACACACCGTCGCCGCCGGCCGACATCGCCGGCTTCGTGCGGCCGCATATGGAACAGACCTTCCCGCAATTGAAGGGCTGCCGCATCGATCACGCCTGGGGCGGCCTGGTGTCGGTGACGACGTCGCGCTTGCCGCATGTCGGGCACTATGGCGAGGTCTATTTCGCGCATGGCTATTCCGGCAAGGGCGTCATCCTGTCGACGCTGTCCGGCAAGCTGCTGGCCGAGGCGATCACCGGCGATTCCGCGCGGCTCGACCTGTTCGCGACGCTCAGCCCGCTGCCGTTCCCCGGCGGCACGGCGCTGCGCGGTCCGCTCTATGTGCTGGGCATGCTGTGGTACGCGATGCGCGACCGCATCAAGCACTGAACCGCCGGGGTTGCCTTAGCCGGCATCCCTGTTGGTCAGCGCGATGTGGCAGCAGCCGGAACCGTGGCCCGGCGTCCAGGTGACGTTGTCGAAGCGCACGCCGGTCGCCTCGAACAGGCCACGGTCGAAGGCGCCGGCGATGCGGCAGAGCGTGGCGAGCTTTTCCTCGCCGACGCCTGCCTCGACCCAGGCGTCCTTCAGCGGACAGCGCTTCACTCTGAAGGCGATGTGGGTCGCGTTGCGCTCGACATCGGTCGGGTACATGTGGCCGCCATCCGGGCTTACGGCCAGAAACGCCTCGCCGATCGCCCGCGCATCGTTGGGTCCGAAATCGGCGAAGGCCACCGCCGCCACTTCCCTGCCGCGCTGCTCGATGGTGCGGATCATCACCGCCTCGGCCCTCTCGGCGCCGAGCTCCGCGGTCAGTTCGTCGAGGAACAGACGGTAGAGATCGGCCCGGTTGCGGAAAGCGGAGTCGAGCTCGCGCGACAATTTTTCGGCTCTGGCCTCGGGGTCGGTCATAGTGCTGGGTTCCTATCCAGTCTTGGCGTCGCTGCCACCAGCGCCTTGCCGATCGCCGATTGCGGTGCCGCAATGACGGCGCGGGCGTCGCCGGTCTCGGCGATCCGCCCGGCGTCGAGAATGGCGAGGCGATGGGCGATGGCGCGGACGACGCCGAGATCATGCGAAATGAACAGATAGGCGATCCGTTCCGTGGCTTGCAGGTCGAGCAGCAGGTCCAGGATCTGGCCGCGCACCGAGACGTCGAGCGCCGAGACGGCTTCGTCCAGCACGATCAGCGAGGGATTGGTCGCAATAGCGCGCGCGATGGCGACGCGCTGGCGCTGGCCGCCGGAGATTTCATGGATGGCGCGCGGCGCAAGATCGGAAGCCAGGCCGACGCGTTCCAGCAGGGCGGCAATGCGGCGCGGGCGCTCAGTGCGCGAGGCGAGGTCATGGATGCGCAACGGATCGTCGAGCACGCGCGCCACGGTGGCGCGCGGGTTGAAGGCAGCGAGCGGATCCTGGAACACCATTTGCAGCCGCGCGCGCTTTGCGCGCAGGGCCGCTCCGCCCAGCGAGCGGAAATCGCCGCCTTCGAACTGGATGGTGCCGGCGTCCGGCTCGATCAGCCTTAGCACCAGCCGCGCAATGGTCGATTTGCCGCTGCCGGACGGGCCGGCGAGCGCCAGCGTCTCGCCGGGCTCGATCGCGAAGGAAACGTCGTTGACGGCGGAGACCGCCTTGCCACCGCGGCGATAGCGCTTGGTCAGGCCGGAAACGGCCAGCAATGGCGTGCTCATGCCGGCGCTCCGGTGCGCCGCAGAGGCCCGGTGTCGAGGCCGAGATGGGCGTCGAGCAGTGCGCGCGTGTAGGCGTGGCGCGGGGCGTTGACGATCTCCGCCGTCGTGCCGAGCTCGAGCAACTTGCCATGGCGGAATACGGCAATGCGTTCAGCAAGCTCGGCGGCGAGCGCAATGTCGTGGCTGATGAACAGAAGCGTCATGCCGTCCTCGGCCACCAGCCGCCGGATGAGCGACACGATCTCGGCCTGCACGATGGTGTCGAGTGCGCTGGTCGCCTCGTCGGCGATCAGCAGTCTTGGCCCGGCGGCAATTGCCGCGGCGATCGCCACGCGCTGCTTCTGGCCGCCGGAAAGCTGGTGCGGGTAGGCGCGCATGGCGGCGCCAGGGTCAGGCAAGCGGACGCGTTCGAGCAGGGTTCTGGCTTTGGCGTAGGCTCGAGGCCAGCCGAGGTTGAGATGCGTGTGGGCGACTTCGGCGATCTGCTTGCCGATCGGCATGACCGGGTCGAGGCTGGCGGAGGGATCCTGGAAGACGAAGCCGGTGTCGCGGCCGAGGAGGGGAACGAACTTAGGCTGGAGTTCCTTCACACCCCCCTCTGTCCTGCCGGACATCTCCCCCGCAAGGGGGGAGATTGAGCTGTCATCGCTGCTTTCGCCAATCTCCAACGTTGCAGGAGGAGAGCCAACGGCGAAGGTGCTGATCTCCCCCCTTGCGGGGGAGATGTCCGGCAGGACAGAGGGGGGTGCCTTGGCACCCGCGCTTGATGGCAAGAACCAATCGATCTGCCCCTCAATCCTGGCAGACCCCGGCAGCAACCCAGCGATCGCCAGCGCCAGCGTGCTCTTGCCAGAACCGCTTTCGCCGATGATGGCCAGGCGCTCACCGGCCTCGATCTCCAGG
This window encodes:
- a CDS encoding ATP-binding cassette domain-containing protein, yielding MSTPLLAVSGLTKRYRRGGKAVSAVNDVSFAIEPGETLALAGPSGSGKSTIARLVLRLIEPDAGTIQFEGGDFRSLGGAALRAKRARLQMVFQDPLAAFNPRATVARVLDDPLRIHDLASRTERPRRIAALLERVGLASDLAPRAIHEISGGQRQRVAIARAIATNPSLIVLDEAVSALDVSVRGQILDLLLDLQATERIAYLFISHDLGVVRAIAHRLAILDAGRIAETGDARAVIAAPQSAIGKALVAATPRLDRNPAL
- a CDS encoding ABC transporter permease, producing the protein MAERSPGTRRGLWLVLVLVFAFLYIPIAVLVALSFNAGGLPTAWSGFSLKWYASLAGNAAILQAALNTLIVALVSTAIATLLGTLLAIGIEMRRQYGKGLEALIFAPMIIPDIVLAIALLSFFSMLNVTMGLHTIILAHVVFNLAFVCSVVRARLKSFDWSIVEASADLGASALTTFRRVTLPVILPAVVAGALLAFTLSVDEFIIAFFTAGAGRASTTLPMQIYSMIRFGITPEINALATIVMAVSITALTLSQRLNRGVIGQ
- a CDS encoding glutamine synthetase family protein, which translates into the protein MPENHMMTLPPMSGANDPKSWLAAHAISEVECLVPDMNGVLRGKALPAAKFLKALEDRALYLPSSAFLVSIDGRYSGSIDEGFAYQDPDMRMMPDVGTLCLAPGGGPGKAYVFADAFHMDDRPWMASPRHVLRAVLDLYRQRGWRAVVAPELEFYLTAPNPDPDRPLTAPAGRNGRAESVQHPYDMAALEEFEPVIQRIYAHAAAAGLPLDTLIHESGTAQLEINFLHGDALTLADKVLLFKRLTRQAAQQSGMHATFMAKPIAAQAGSSMHLHMSVVDEAGNTLFAGSDDADTAMFGHFIGGLQKYVPEIMPLFAPNVNSYRRIRPNHSAPANIEWSHDNRSCGLRVPAGGRAARRVENRLPGADANPYLAIAGSLLAGYLGVEEKIARSAEASGNAYKIKSTLPKTMEEALDRFTTCAPVRALLGEDFFQTYLRVKSVELDLFQSVVTSWERDHLLLKV
- a CDS encoding GntR family transcriptional regulator; this encodes MQAAARRPRTNHLDLAQRILDVARQRGFEPGAHLPEQQIASLCSVSRTPVRAALRLLTEQGVVRWEAATGYRLAVDLTTQATVATELPNTEEDELAEAILRDRSARRLDQTVTVSGLMRRYDAGRKTVLKALQRLTEENLVDRAPGQSWLFRRTPDDPEAQGESYEFRLLLEPAAILTPGFQLDGARAAALRQSMEALTGQADAAFDIKEFQRLDIEFHGMIADGSANRFVTDALSDHLRLRRLPGVYAGVNVFRLKQSLREHLTILDHLENRQYEVAADLLRVHLRLSRSQRPRAASRGAPALFGMISRPD
- a CDS encoding L-2-amino-thiazoline-4-carboxylic acid hydrolase produces the protein MTDPEARAEKLSRELDSAFRNRADLYRLFLDELTAELGAERAEAVMIRTIEQRGREVAAVAFADFGPNDARAIGEAFLAVSPDGGHMYPTDVERNATHIAFRVKRCPLKDAWVEAGVGEEKLATLCRIAGAFDRGLFEATGVRFDNVTWTPGHGSGCCHIALTNRDAG
- a CDS encoding polyamine ABC transporter substrate-binding protein; amino-acid sequence: MNTALRHRSLRTSSIALGLALVLSAPAAAADLVISNWDGYMAPDAMAAFKTATGVSGEVVVHATNEEIMGKLVASGGKGYDVVFVSSPFAEVLNKLGLTEPIDHAKVPNLANLYPEATKLPHDVGNAFSVPYTWGTTGLCYRSDLVKTAPTSWSDLLAPADDLKGKTTMLATDRWLLAAGQLDKGFSVNETDPAKMAEVKDLLISAKKTLLAYDDTTFYSKLVSGEALLVQAWDGWCNYGIAEKPEIKYVIPKEGSDLWVDTMVVMKASEHKDAAFKFINFMLDAKNHAWAAQNIDYKVPNKPAMESLPADFLAKFPNMAMPVADLVKFEQLRDVGDAQRDYSKIVSEIKAAQ
- a CDS encoding NAD(P)/FAD-dependent oxidoreductase; translated protein: MVSSSTGFNSGLDIGKSYYVATANPAPDHPALIGDVEADLVVVGGGCTGLSAALHAAERGLRVVLLEGGRIGWGASGRNGGQMIPGLRKGAKGLVKAYGPERAKALFDLAFEARGLVLDIIGRHAIDCDLRLTGHLVGAVNSSDLKDLEDEAECLARVMNFRDVEILSAAEARGKVDTPYHGAMYEPLGGHMHPLNYTLGLARAAVAAGVVIHENSVALRLEREPSIRVSTAKGSVRAKHVVLAGDALLQGLEPRVNSRIMPVGNYIVATEPLEGKRSVIPANVAVSDTRFVVNYYRMSADGRLLFGGGERYTPSPPADIAGFVRPHMEQTFPQLKGCRIDHAWGGLVSVTTSRLPHVGHYGEVYFAHGYSGKGVILSTLSGKLLAEAITGDSARLDLFATLSPLPFPGGTALRGPLYVLGMLWYAMRDRIKH
- a CDS encoding ABC transporter ATP-binding protein, whose protein sequence is MTALLSIRDLSVAYRGNGVEVPALQGVGLEIEAGERLAIIGESGSGKSTLALAIAGLLPGSARIEGQIDWFLPSSAGAKAPPSVLPDISPARGEISTFAVGSPPATLEIGESSDDSSISPLAGEMSGRTEGGVKELQPKFVPLLGRDTGFVFQDPSASLDPVMPIGKQIAEVAHTHLNLGWPRAYAKARTLLERVRLPDPGAAMRAYPHQLSGGQKQRVAIAAAIAAGPRLLIADEATSALDTIVQAEIVSLIRRLVAEDGMTLLFISHDIALAAELAERIAVFRHGKLLELGTTAEIVNAPRHAYTRALLDAHLGLDTGPLRRTGAPA
- a CDS encoding glycosyltransferase translates to MTRKASPTIALFPEASFGAALNCVGIAQALRARGARPVFICHAGFSGVFADYGFQEYQLPTDDPLSDSERQSYWQAFVRRHLPHFRLSPVDQLETYVAPTWQAIVDTAVQAEAPLRQLLARLKPDAVVLDNVIMFPALAAAGCPWVRVISCAETELPDAEVPPYLSGLAADDPERAAFEARYLAAVAPAHERFNRMRADAGLAPLPKGLFLEASPDLNLLLTPAIVRRERAEPLDAARFTYLEGCVRSEGPFEVPVFPRNKGPLVYVSFGSLGAMDVGLIQRMLAVFDRLPARFIVNVGGLRDAYRAVPDNVYLDAWFPQPSVVAKSDLFIHHGGNNSFCEALRFGVPSLIMPYCWDGHDNARRAEETGVGSHIGRDGWTEGVLERAILGLLADDAMRARLKDNAAQMALKPGTDVAAEAILSLIRT
- a CDS encoding ABC transporter permease, whose protein sequence is MAPALAWLTALMVVPCALVLALAFFRRGIYGGIEYTFTLENFGQVLDPLYAGIFLNSARIAGTATLIAVIIGYAAAYAIAAAPRRLQPVFLFFAVLPFWSNYLIRTYAWIVLLNREGLVTQLLRWMGYAGEPPSMLYTEGAVIAGLVYNYLPFVILACYAPLSRLNPELAEASRDLGASALTTFRRIILPLTVPGIAAGAVFVFVLSIGNFVTPALLGGGRFQMIGNLVYDQFLTANDWPFGAALAMALIAIMLVVLMAQALLADRAAGRAREASGGADG